Proteins from one Nicotiana tabacum cultivar K326 chromosome 23, ASM71507v2, whole genome shotgun sequence genomic window:
- the LOC107782681 gene encoding cryptochrome DASH, chloroplastic/mitochondrial, which yields MNLNVMIKPPLSLTKLTASSLTFHCKFSKTNMHSSFSARARATPTVQNVPELTPEEMERVCEQTFQRYTSVSGLAKRKGKGVAIVWFRNDLRVLDNEALFRAWVSSEAILPVYCVDPTLFGTTHFFGMPKTGALRAQFIIESLTDLKRNLVKRGLDLMIQHGKPEEIIPSLAKAFKAHTVYAHKETCSEEVKVEKMVTRNLLEFVPPISGELGNEPRSTNATKLELIWGGTMYHIDDLPFDCESLPDVYTQFRKSVESKSRIRNCIRLPASLGPPPEVGEWGCVPQVTELGLQSEKVSKGMKFMGGESAALGRVHDYFWKKDLLKVYKVTRNGMLGPDYSTKFSPWLASGCLSPRFIYEEVKRYEKERQSNDSTYWVLFELIWRDYFRFLSIKQGNLLFHAGGPRKVDINWSQDQTMFDAWRRGQTGYPLIDANMKELASTGFMSNRGRQIVCSFLVRDMGIDWRMGAEWFETCLLDYDPCSNYGNWTYGAGVGNDPREDRYFSIPKQAQNYDPEGEFVAYWLPELRALPREKRHSPGMMYLKPIVALKHGYTKKTGDSKMAFASRRAKPEDNRRKGQGDRRTY from the exons ATGAATCTGAACGTGATGATCAAACCTCCTCTTTCTTTAACCAAACTCACTGCATCTTCTTTAACATTCCACTGCAAATTCTCCAAAACCAATATGCATTCTTCTTTCAGTGCCAGAGCCAGAGCCACACCCACTGTTCAAAATGTTCCAGAGCTAACCCCTGAAGAAATGGAAAGAGTTTGTGAACAGACTTTTCAGAGATACACTAGTGTTAGTGGTTTGGCTAAGAGGAAAGGCAAAGGGGTTGCAATTGTTTGGTTCAGGAATGACTTGAGAGTGTTGGATAATGAGGCTCTTTTTAGAGCTTGGGTTTCATCTGAAGCAATATTGCCTGTTTATTGTGTTGATCCTACACTTTTTGGGACTACCCATTTCTTTGGAATGCCCAAAACTGGAG CTTTAAGGGCGCAATTCATCATAGAATCCTTAACCGATTTGAAAAGAAATCTAGTGAAGCGGGGACTTGACCTAATGATTCAACATGGTAAACCAGAAGAGATTATCCCTTCCCTTGCAAAAGCTTTTAAAGCACACACA GTGTATGCCCACAAGGAAACATGCAGTGAGGAAGTAAAAGTAGAAAAAATGGTCACCAGAAATTTGCTAGAATTTGTACCACCAATATCTGGTGAACTAGGCAATGAGCCAAGATCTACAAATGCTACTAAACTGGAATTGATCTGGGGTGGTACTATGTATCATATAGATGACCTTCCATTTGACTGTGAGAGTTTACCAGATGTGTACACTCAGTTCCGTAAG TCAGTGGAATCCAAATCAAGAATCCGTAATTGCATTAGACTCCCAGCATCACTTGGTCCACCACCAGAGGTTGGAGAGTGGGGATGTGTCCCACAAGTTACTGAGCTCGGGCTTCAGTCGGAAAAG GTTTCTAAAGGAATGAAGTTTATGGGAGGTGAAAGTGCTGCACTGGGTAGGGTACATGATTACTTTTGGAAGAAG GATTTATTGAAAGTGTATAAAGTGACTCGAAATGGAATGTTAGGGCCTGATTATTCTACAAAGTTCTCTCCTTGGCTTGCTTCAGGATGCCTATCTCCCCGTTTTATATATGAAGAG GTGAAGAGATACGAGAAGGAAAGACAATCAAATGATTCGACATACTG GGTTTTGTTTGAATTGATATGGAGGGATTACTTCAGATTTCTCTCAATCAAGCAAGGAAATTTGCTTTTTCATGCAG GTGGTCCCCGAAAAGTAGATATTAACTGGAGCCAAGACCAAACCATGTTTGATGCCTGGAGACGAGGTCAAACTGG GTATCCTTTAATTGATGCCAACATGAAAGAACTAGCTTCTACTGGATTCATGTCGAATCGAGGGCGACAG ATTGTGTGTTCTTTTCTTGTTCGAGATATGGGCATTGACTGGCGGATGGGAGCTGAATGGTTTGAGACATGCCTCTTGGATTATGATCCTTGCTCCAACTATGGAAACTGGACATATGGTGCAG GTGTTGGCAATGACCCTAGAGAAGACCGTTACTTCAGCATCCCGAAACAA GCTCAAAACTATGATCCCGAAGGGGAGTTTGTTGCATACTGGTTGCCAGAGCTAAGAGCACTTCCGAGGGAGAAAAGACATTCTCCCGGAATGATGTACTTAAAGCCAATTGTTGCTCTCAAACATGGATACACCAAGAAGACTGGTGATTCGAAAATGGCATTTGCATCAAGAAGAGCCAAACCAGAAGACAATCGACGAAAGGGACAGGGAGATAGGAGAACGTATTAG
- the LOC107782680 gene encoding cytochrome P450 71D7-like, with protein sequence MDIQSSPFNLIALLLFISFLFILLKKWNTKIPKLPPGPWRLPLIGSLHHLKGKLPHHHLRDLARKYGPLMYLQLGEVPVVVISSPRIAKAVLKTHDLAFATRPRFMSSDIVFYKSRDISFAPYGDYWRQMRKILTQELLSNKMLKSFSTIRKDELSKLLSSIRLATASSAVNINEKLLWFTSCMTCRLAFGKICNDRDELIMLIREILALSGGFDVCDLFPSWKLLHNMSNMKARLTNVHHKYNLIMENIINEHKENHAAGIKGNNEFGGEDMIDALLRVKENNELQFPIENDNMKAVILDLFIAGTETSYTAIIWALSELMKHPSVMAKAQAEVRKVFKENENLDENDLDKLPYLKSVIKETLRMHPPVPLLGPRECREQTEIDGYTVPLKARVMVNAWAIGRDPESWEDPESFKPERFENISVDLTGNHYQFIPFGSGRRMCPGMSFGLVNTGHPLAQLLYFFDWKFPHKVNAADFHTTETSRVFAASKDDLYLIPTNHMEQE encoded by the exons ATGGATATTCAGTCTTCTCCTTTCAACTTAATTGCTTTGCTACtcttcatttcatttctttttatcCTATTGAAAAAGTGGAATACCAAAATCCCAAAGTTACCTCCAGGTCCATGGAGACTTCCCCTTATTGGCAGCCTCCATCACTTGAAAGGTAAACTCCCACACCATCATCTTAGAGATTTAGCCCGAAAATATGGACCTCTCATGTATTTACAACTTGGAGAAGTTCCTGTAGTTGTAATATCTTCGCCACGTATAGCAAAAGCTGTACTAAAAACTCATGATCTTGCTTTTGCAACGAGGCCTCGGTTCATGTCCTCGGACATTGTGTTTTACAAAAGCAGGGACATATCATTCGCCCCATATGGCGATTACTGGAGACAAATGCGTAAAATATTAACACAAGAACTCTTGAGTAACAAGATGCTCAAGTCATTTAGCACAATCCGAAAGGATGAGCTCTCGAAGCTCCTCTCGTCGATTCGTTTAGCAACAGCTTCTTCTGCAGTGAACATAAACGAAAAGCTTCTCTGGTTTACAAGTTGCATGACTTGTAGATTAGCCTTTGGAAAAATATGCAACGATCGTGATGAATTGATTATGTTAATAAGGGAGATATTAGCATTATCAGGAGGATTTGATGTGTGTGATTTGTTCCCTTCATGGAAATTACTTCACAATATGAGCAACATGAAAGCTAGATTGACGAATGTTCACCATAAGTATAATCTAATTATGGAGAATATCATCAATGAGCACAAAGAGAATCATGCAGCAGGGATAAAGGGAAATAACGAGTTTGGTGGCGAAGATATGATTGATGCTTTACTGAGGGTTAAGGAGAATAATGAGCTTCAATTTCCTATCGAAAATGACAACATGAAAGCAGTAATTCTG GACTTGTTTATTGCTGGAACTGAAACTTCATATACTGCAATTATATGGGCACTATCAGAATTGATGAAGCACCCAAGTGTTATGGCCAAGGCACAAGCTGAAGTGAGAAAAGTCTTCAAAGAAAATGAAAACTTGGACGAAAATGATCTTGACAAGTTGCCATACTTAAAATCAGTGATCAAAGAAACACTAAGGATGCATCCTCCAGTTCCTTTATTAGGACCTAGAGAATGCAGAGAACAAACTGAGATTGATGGATATACTGTACCTCTTAAAGCTAGAGTAATGGTTAATGCATGGGCAATTGGAAGAGATCCTGAAAGTTGGGAAGATCCTGAAAGTTTCAAACCCGAGCGATTTGAAAATATTTCTGTTGATCTTACGGGAAATCACTATCAGTTCATTCCTTTCGGTTCAGGAAGAAGAATGTGTCCAGgaatgtcgtttggtttagttaACACTGGGCATCCTTTAGCTCAGTTGCTCTATTTCTTTGACTGGAAATTCCCTCATAAGGTTAATGCAGCTGATTTTCACACTACTGAAACAAGTAGAGTTTTTGCAGCAAGCAAAGATGACCTCTACTTGATTCCAACAAATCACATGGAGCAAGAGTAG